The genomic interval CACGTTTGAAGGTAATATTGTGTAAATAACACCATCTGAACTCGATAGGGTGAAGCCAACGCGATCCAAGCGCCGATTACACCGAAGAATTGAAACAATCGGTGATTAAGTCGCATTATAGTTGCAATGTTTCTATGTTAGTTGGAAGCTTTTTGCGCTGAGATAATCAGGAACATTGGTCTGCGATTCTCATCAAACATCAGCGGGTTATTCATCATTTCCTCCGAAGGCATTGGTTCCTTAATAGCTTTTAACTCAAAGCCGGCGCTAATAACGTCATTCATATATGTTGAAACGGTGCGATGATATTTAATCACATTATCGGTTAGGAAGGAGGTTTTGCGTAAGCCTTCTGACTGATATTGATCAACTGGCCAGTGCAGACGGTTTCCATGGTCATCATAATGCCAATCTTGTTCATCACGGGAAGTGAATATAGGGTGCTCCACTGAAAAAATGAAGGAGCCTCCCGGCTTTAGACAAGCATGTATCTTTTTGCACAGGGCCTCAAAGGATTCGATATAGTGAAAAGCTAATGAGCTGATAACGATATCAAATTGAGAATCTGAGAATGCGATATCTTCAATTGGCATTTGTATGTAAGTAATGGCGGCGTCATTCGTTTGTTCCCGAGCTTTTTGCAGCATGTTCTCAGAAATATCAACACCTACGACTGAGCTTGCTTGCTGTTCACGAGCATAGAGGCAATGCCAGCCGAAGCCGCAGCCTAAATCAAGCACGCTTTTACCACTTAAGTCTGGCAGTAAGGATTTGAATACATGCCACTCTCCCGCAGCTTCAAGTCCATGGGTGGAACGAGCCATTTCCTTATATTGTGAGAAGAAAGTTGAATCATCATATTTATTTTGTTTCATTCCATTGTACCCCCATATACTAAAATAGCCTTCACCAACATGCTAACTGAACTTTACTCATTTATCAATAAACCTGGCTTTACACTAATGCTCTATGTTAAACACGCATTACTTACCTAATATAATAAAATACCCCTTTCTGCTCTACATAAAGCAAATGAAAGGGGTATATTATAAAGAATCGAACTGCGTTGCGATTATTTGCAGAGAGAAGATAGTGTTAGCCCAGCTTCGTTTTACGATAATCGGATGGTGTAACGCCAAAGCTCTTCTTAAACATTCGGTGGAAGTAGGAGCTGCTCGTATAGCCGCTCTTTACTGCGATATCTACGATCGACAAATCCGTATTCTCCAAATGCTCCTTCGCACGTTCCATACGCACATTATTAATGACATCAACAATAGTAGCCAGCGTCTGCTGTTTATATACCCGGCTCAAGTAGATGGAGGACATGTCTAATTCATCGGCAATCCAGTTCAGGCTCAAATTCGGGTTCGCGTATTCCGTTTGGATCAGATCATTAATCTTGCGAATTAAATCACCTTGTTTGGTGGAGCGCTTCATGGAAAGCTTCATTTGAATGTCATCGAACAATGAGAAGAAAACTTCATTAAGTTCATTAATCGTTTCAAAATGATCCGGCGTTGGTATATGGATGCTCAAGCTCGCCTCTACGTCCAGACTGTTGTTTTTCTGAATCGTGAACAAAATATTGTTGACGGTCATCGTTAGATGCGAGATGGCGAGCTGAACGACATGGATCGGATATTGCGCCGTCTCCTGTACGATTTCTGCAAACAGTTTTTTGGCTTCCTCGGTCTTTGAGGTCATTAAGGCATCGGTTAATTTCCGCTCTTTGTCAGCGGGGAAGATATATTCCTTCGATTTCAGAGCTATGATATCCTGTCCGTTAATTAAAGAGCCAAGACCATAAAACAAGCGATGCTGCGATGCCTCCTTCACCAGCTTGTAATGGGTAGAGAGCTGCTGTGCCTGATAGGCCTCAGGGCTATACGTAATTGAGAGACCAATTTTCAAAAAGTCCAACGAGGAACGCTGAATTTTGGCAAGCATGTTTCGAAGCATCTCGTCATCAAGCTCATCGGATTCGTCGGGCCGGCCTAGAAGCATAATGACATAATCGGCATCCATATCGACGGTTTCTACACGATAATCGTTATGAGCAATCTCGGAAGCGATATTCATAATGGCAAACTTATAGACATGCAGATCGTCGCCGCGATTTTGCTTCAGAGCTGCGAGCTCGTCAATTTTTAAGAGGACGACGCGGTAACGCGCATGAAAGTCGAAAGTGATTCCGCTGACCATCAGCTTCTGCAGCTGTGCGTTTGTTTGCAGTGATTGCGAGCCTTGGATAAGGCTGCGCAGCATATTTTGCCTAATGGTATAGGAACTGTTGCGTTTTTCTGTTTCGAGAATATTCATCTTATTCATAATTTGATGAATAGGACGATACAGCATTAGAGAGAGCAGCCACGAGATAAGCAAGCCGATGACCAAAATGATGACAGCAATCATGATCGTTGTATTTCGGATGGAATAAATAGCTTTAGTTACATGCTTGTATGGTGTCACACGTACGTATTGCCAGTCCAAGGAATCGGGAGAAGTATACGAGATGAGAGACTTCTTTCCGTCAAAGTCGGCAACAACGTAACCAGATTCTTTGTTTTTAATCTTTTCATTAATGATGCGGTTATCCTCGTTGCTTAGTTTTTTAGGTAAAAGGGTATCACCGGATAACAGAAGGTTCTGATTGTCGAGAATATAGGATTTACCCTCGCTGTCGCTCTTATTGACGCCAATGTCTTTGTTGATCCAAGCGGAAGAAATATTAATAATAACAGCAGAATTAATCGTCTGCGTACGACCGATAGCATCATAACCTAAATAGGTATAAGCCTTCGTTAACTGCTCACCGGTGAGATTAACCGTTTTATACGTTCTCGGAATAGGCGTGAACGGACGATAC from Paenibacillus sp. FSL K6-3182 carries:
- a CDS encoding methyltransferase domain-containing protein; this encodes MKQNKYDDSTFFSQYKEMARSTHGLEAAGEWHVFKSLLPDLSGKSVLDLGCGFGWHCLYAREQQASSVVGVDISENMLQKAREQTNDAAITYIQMPIEDIAFSDSQFDIVISSLAFHYIESFEALCKKIHACLKPGGSFIFSVEHPIFTSRDEQDWHYDDHGNRLHWPVDQYQSEGLRKTSFLTDNVIKYHRTVSTYMNDVISAGFELKAIKEPMPSEEMMNNPLMFDENRRPMFLIISAQKASN
- a CDS encoding helix-turn-helix domain-containing protein; amino-acid sequence: MPAVQLKNNGKLYSKLLFTITLCIVLTLMVSSLFNFFTYMQIDLKKAYQSDVSNLTQTSKEVISMTESAQSLSFQIYRTFSVSKLMFYNDPNIYDVTAAMNELNNYLNSMPFIESIYVYNSANGLFYTASRQAEGGTFNKEELADKGILDILDNYQEYRPFTPIPRTYKTVNLTGEQLTKAYTYLGYDAIGRTQTINSAVIINISSAWINKDIGVNKSDSEGKSYILDNQNLLLSGDTLLPKKLSNEDNRIINEKIKNKESGYVVADFDGKKSLISYTSPDSLDWQYVRVTPYKHVTKAIYSIRNTTIMIAVIILVIGLLISWLLSLMLYRPIHQIMNKMNILETEKRNSSYTIRQNMLRSLIQGSQSLQTNAQLQKLMVSGITFDFHARYRVVLLKIDELAALKQNRGDDLHVYKFAIMNIASEIAHNDYRVETVDMDADYVIMLLGRPDESDELDDEMLRNMLAKIQRSSLDFLKIGLSITYSPEAYQAQQLSTHYKLVKEASQHRLFYGLGSLINGQDIIALKSKEYIFPADKERKLTDALMTSKTEEAKKLFAEIVQETAQYPIHVVQLAISHLTMTVNNILFTIQKNNSLDVEASLSIHIPTPDHFETINELNEVFFSLFDDIQMKLSMKRSTKQGDLIRKINDLIQTEYANPNLSLNWIADELDMSSIYLSRVYKQQTLATIVDVINNVRMERAKEHLENTDLSIVDIAVKSGYTSSSYFHRMFKKSFGVTPSDYRKTKLG